DNA from Microvirga ossetica:
CGCATCCAGCGCCTCGGCGGGTGCGGTCCTGAGCACCTGATCCACCGCCTCTTCCAGGGCCTGCAGCGAGACGCCCTCGGCCGGAACCGCATAGACGCAGAATCGCGTGTCTTCCATGGCGGATGACATGTACCAGGCGCCGGCATTCACCGCGATGCCGCGCTCCATGACGAGCTTGCGGTAGAGATAGGATGTCGGCCCGCCGCCGATCACCTCGGCGAGAAGCTCGAGCGAATAGCAATCGCGCTGCGAGGCCGTGCGGCAGGACGGCACGAGATAGAGCCGCTGCAGGGTCGGCTGCTCGACCTTGGGATCGGCCACCGTGATGTGACGTGCCGCCACCGGCTCCGGCTCGCGCGGACGCTGGCGCACCGGGCGCTTGCCCTGCGGCGCGATGCGGCCGTAGGTGGCATCGGCGAGGCGGCGCACCTCATCCTCGGTCACGTCGCCGGCGACCACCAAAATGCCGTTCTCGGGCGTGTAGAAGCGACGGTAGTAGTCGAGCGCGTTGTCGCGATTCAATGTTTCGATCTCGTGCATCCAGCCGATGATCGGAATGCCGTAAGGATGATGCACGAAGAGCGAAGCCGCCATCGCCTCCGAGAGCTGTGCCGACGGATCCGTCTCGACGCGCATGCGGCGCTCTTCAAGCACCACATCGCGCTCGGGAGCGATGACGGCTTCCTCCAGCAGGAGGTTCGTCATGCGGTCGGCCTCGAACTCCATCATCGTCTTGAGATTCTCGCGCGCGACGCGCTGGAAATAGGCCGT
Protein-coding regions in this window:
- a CDS encoding M16 family metallopeptidase, producing MDTASKPLLRADAASFGRTEGSGPSLSSFTLDNGLDVVVIPDRRVPVVTHMVWYRNGSADDPLGQSGIAHFLEHLMFKGTEKHPAGEFSKVVSGLGGQENAFTSFDYTAYFQRVARENLKTMMEFEADRMTNLLLEEAVIAPERDVVLEERRMRVETDPSAQLSEAMAASLFVHHPYGIPIIGWMHEIETLNRDNALDYYRRFYTPENGILVVAGDVTEDEVRRLADATYGRIAPQGKRPVRQRPREPEPVAARHITVADPKVEQPTLQRLYLVPSCRTASQRDCYSLELLAEVIGGGPTSYLYRKLVMERGIAVNAGAWYMSSAMEDTRFCVYAVPAEGVSLQALEEAVDQVLRTAPAEALDADSIERAKTRLVAETIYSTDSQSSLARIYGSALAIGETIEEVRRWPIEIETVMKDDLASAAERYLTPRRSVTGYLQKSAS